TGAATCCGGGAAATGATACGTTTTTACCGTTCCTGATCATGGGCATGACGTATACCGTGTTAACTGTGTTGTGGTTTGTCTTTTATATCTATCTGTTGAACCAGATCAGTGCTTTTATGAAAAAGCCTAGAACCCAAGCGATTTTCGAGGGTATAACCGGGACGGCCTTGATCGGTTTCGGGATAAAGCTAGCCCTGGAAAAAGCTCATAATTAATTTGAACTGCACCCTAATCGTTAGCCAACATCTAACAATTGGAGGTGCAGTTTTTATGAGTTATGATACAATAAAAACCATAATTTGGTGTTTTTATACAAGAAGAAAATGGCATGCCAACTAATGAAGTTCGGAAAACAAAGGATATCGGTTTTGGTTCACTTTCTTTTGCGCTATGTTTAATCGGAATATTGTTTACCTTTCAATTTGGTGATAAGCCTTGTTTTGGAGATAATATTTTAAATACTATCGGACTTAGCGCATGGTCGAATGGAGATTCAGGCATTCATTATACAATGTTCTATTCGGCTATATTTTTCATCCCCTCCTTTATCATTGGTCATATTCATCCCGATGATAGAGGAGCAAAGGCAGGGAAAATTATCTCAGGTTTCCTATCCATTCTTATTGTTACAGTACTATTAATGATTATTATCGATTTTTTGTAGTTCGGTTGCGGAAAAAGGGTATGAGCCCCATATTACCGAACCCATACCCCACCAAAACCTTTATTAAAGTGTTTACCTTGTTGTGTTCTTTAGTGCTTGTATCACTCAACATAGCCATTCACGAAAAATCTAACCGTTTCGAGCTCGTCCTCGGTTAAATCCCTCTTTAATTCTTTAGCCAATTCCTGCTCCATTAAATCTTGGTTTCCCCGATGCTTGACCACGGTTCTGGCACATTCTTTCATTAGCTTTAACTCCGCCTCCATCTCCTGTCTCGAGCAAGGCCGAGCATGATGGGAGAGGATATATGTTTCGGCATCATAGGCTTCAATTTTCTTAATGAGAAGTGAAGCCTGTTCAGCCGTATAATTCCACTTTTCAGCATAAAGATTGGCATAAAGGCAATCTCCCAGAAATAACGTTTTTTCTTCTTGTACATAAATGATGCAGGAATCTTTGGCATGGTCGCCGCCAACATGTTCAATGATACAGGTTATATTGCCGAGATCGATCGTCATCGTTTTTTCAAAGATGATATCAGGCAGGGGGAAGGTAATCTCTCTATTCGTCCCATGTTCCAATTTGATTGCATCGGCGCAAAAGAGAATCTCCGTCCCTTCTTCGACCCGTTGATCAAGGGCTTGATCTTCCCATGAAAGCTGCTGCATATCTTTCATGTTCGTGTATGTTTTTTCCTGACAAATCACCGGAATCTTGATATTCTCCAGCCCGAATACATGGTCCCAGTGTGAATGGGTAAGAACGAGGAAATTCCCGCTTATATCATGCCGAAGCAATTCGTCCTTAAAGAGCTGTGCATGCCTGACAGAGTTACCGGCATCGATGATGAGCGTTTTCTTGTTTCCCGTAATGGCGGCAAGTACCGGGCGATCGGTTTCCTGAACTGGCGTCAGATAGGCAATATGTTTCGATAGGTGCTGTAATGTTTGCATGTTTCTGTTCTCCTTACGATAGTTGTGATTAGCTTGCTCAAGTATAGCAAATTACACATGCTTTCATAAGATACACTCCGCGAAAGGTTAAAAAGACAACAATCACTCAGATTGCTGTCCTTTCGTCATCATTTAAATGAACCTATTCAAATATACGGTAATTTTCGAGAGGGCATTTAAAAAGGTGGCTTTAAAAAAAGACTCTTCCTTTTTCTGATCTTCAGGCAGTTCTATATATTTTTTATTGTCAGCAATGAGTGTACTATTCAACATTTTCGACTCGATCGCCACTGTCAGCTGCTCGGCAAATGCTTCACTATCGATGACCACCATCGATTCTGTATTTAAAAAGGCAGATCGAGAATCCAAATTGTAGGAACCCACTGCACTTAATCGTTGATCATAGACAACCGATTTACCATGCAAAGAATAAGGCTTTGAATATTCATAAAGCCTTGCCCCCGTTTCAACGATACTATCCCTACGCGCCAAGTATCCGGAAAAAGCGATCACATTCGGGGTTGATGCCGTAGAGTTGGTAAGTATCGTCCAATCAGCCTTTGAATCCAGCTTCTTCGGTACATATTGCTTCAAAGCATCCGCGGGAACAATATAGGGACTTTGAATAATTACCGATTGATTGGCATTCGCCGCAATATCCAATAAAGATCTCCACACAAAAGGGTATTTATTGAAACGTTCGATTGGATTATGAATGAAGGACACTTTTTTAGTAGGTGTTGTAGCCTTGCTCCAATCGACGGCTGGATGAACGAAATCGGCTTCAGTTTGCAAAGCTGCGCTGTATTGTTTCACCAATGCATCTCTTTCACGTTTCCCTTTTTCCGTTTGCCTTTTCGAAAGGTTTGAAAAGACATCGCTCGTATACGGATGGTTCCATAATTCATTCATATAGACCTTCATTTCAACGATTACACTATCTTTTTCCTCTTTAGCATTGAAAATGAGCACATCCCTGTCATAGACATAATTCTTCGGCGGCTTGCTGGCTAAATACTTATCGGCGATATTTCTCCCTCCGATGATGCCCAACTTCCCATCTACAATGATGATTTTGTCATGAAGGCGATTATGCCAGGTCCACGGCTTAAATGGCTTAACGGTTTCGTAATATCTTAATTCAATGTTTTCATGCGAGGCCAAGGCATAACGGGCACTGCTTAATTGACCTCTGAGTCCATGAGATATTCCATCCAAAAGAATTCGGACTTTGACACCTCTGTCAGCCGCTTCGATCAAGGCTCCAATAATAAGTTCGGTTGATTTGCCTTTTCCAAAAGCATAGTAGGCAATATTGATTGAATGCTGGGCTTCCTGGATCATTCGCATCCGAGCGAGTCCCGACTCATAGCCGTCTTCGAGAAGCAGGACACGATCCACGGTGGATTCCTTCTCACCCATATATTCACTCACATGTTTAATCGGCCTATTTTCTTTTTTTTCTGCTTTGGGGAAAAGAACCACTGCAGTCACCACTACATAAAGGAAATATAATAGAAGAACGATCAGAAACCCTATTATTGCCGTTTTTACAGTCATTGAGCACTCCCCCCTTCAAGCGATATTTTATTACTATTTGTAATATGCGAAGACTCTATTCACCATCTGCATGCTTGATAGTATCAAGCGATGCCACTAACCCACTTTGCTTGATTCTAGGTGCACTTTTTTTCTTTTTAAATGTGACAAAGTGGTGAACATGAAAGCCGTTGCATAATATGATATAGAAGGAGGGATTTCATGCTTAAACAACCTGGTAAAATAAGTATCTTCAATTATTGTTTTGCATTAGGGGTATCAGAAGTATTCTTTTTATCCAGCTTTTATCTTTCCATTCTTGACGTTTCATTATTTGCGATCGCTTTACCATTTTCCGCTTTATTTCTAATGTTCTCCCTGTACCTATTCCTTCGAACGCACAAAGCAGTAAAGACCTTACCCAACCAAGAGGAACGAAGAAGCGAAATTCATGCATTCTATCATCAATCTTTCGGGATTTTCACGATCATTTTTTTCACTTTACTTTTTGTAGCTTTAGCCTTTATTCCTCTGCTCGGAAAC
This sequence is a window from Brevibacillus sp. JNUCC-41. Protein-coding genes within it:
- a CDS encoding MBL fold metallo-hydrolase: MQTLQHLSKHIAYLTPVQETDRPVLAAITGNKKTLIIDAGNSVRHAQLFKDELLRHDISGNFLVLTHSHWDHVFGLENIKIPVICQEKTYTNMKDMQQLSWEDQALDQRVEEGTEILFCADAIKLEHGTNREITFPLPDIIFEKTMTIDLGNITCIIEHVGGDHAKDSCIIYVQEEKTLFLGDCLYANLYAEKWNYTAEQASLLIKKIEAYDAETYILSHHARPCSRQEMEAELKLMKECARTVVKHRGNQDLMEQELAKELKRDLTEDELETVRFFVNGYVE
- a CDS encoding phospholipase D-like domain-containing protein — its product is MTVKTAIIGFLIVLLLYFLYVVVTAVVLFPKAEKKENRPIKHVSEYMGEKESTVDRVLLLEDGYESGLARMRMIQEAQHSINIAYYAFGKGKSTELIIGALIEAADRGVKVRILLDGISHGLRGQLSSARYALASHENIELRYYETVKPFKPWTWHNRLHDKIIIVDGKLGIIGGRNIADKYLASKPPKNYVYDRDVLIFNAKEEKDSVIVEMKVYMNELWNHPYTSDVFSNLSKRQTEKGKRERDALVKQYSAALQTEADFVHPAVDWSKATTPTKKVSFIHNPIERFNKYPFVWRSLLDIAANANQSVIIQSPYIVPADALKQYVPKKLDSKADWTILTNSTASTPNVIAFSGYLARRDSIVETGARLYEYSKPYSLHGKSVVYDQRLSAVGSYNLDSRSAFLNTESMVVIDSEAFAEQLTVAIESKMLNSTLIADNKKYIELPEDQKKEESFFKATFLNALSKITVYLNRFI